A DNA window from Halococcus salifodinae DSM 8989 contains the following coding sequences:
- a CDS encoding helix-turn-helix transcriptional regulator, whose translation MRWLSALGLAVVALLVVGVVAAPPSAVASAQTINGTGSADGESAFNDSQWVVTVYENGSARWTQRYNQRLGSETEIERFRAYADRFTAEETPLYTEFRQTATALASEGTNATGREMNARAFSRQARVTSQPGSTGVVEMSFLWTNFSATTGDEIAVGDAIGGFYLSSGMSLEIETGPNLEIAWRQVEPSPDASTNGSTGGNDSVTWFGDRQFASGQPQIVFVDSSGMRMNGPTFDGSVVWLVAALAIAVVLGAVVVRRSDRSPFGGSVAATADERDVETAPESVTDSDEPADTPAEPTAAAVAEPTVPDEELRSDEEVVRSLLDENDGRMHQSEIVSETGWSKSKVSMLLSEMADEGDLSKLRVGRENIVSLDGHEPEAAGSPFDEE comes from the coding sequence ATGAGGTGGCTGTCGGCGCTCGGTCTCGCCGTGGTGGCACTGCTGGTGGTAGGGGTGGTGGCCGCCCCTCCGTCAGCGGTGGCCAGCGCACAGACGATCAACGGGACCGGATCGGCCGACGGCGAGAGTGCGTTCAACGACTCGCAGTGGGTGGTCACGGTGTACGAGAACGGTTCGGCGCGGTGGACCCAGCGCTACAACCAGCGCCTCGGTAGCGAGACCGAGATCGAGCGGTTCCGTGCCTACGCCGATCGATTCACCGCCGAAGAGACACCACTGTACACCGAATTCCGGCAGACAGCGACGGCGTTGGCGAGCGAAGGAACGAACGCGACCGGACGCGAGATGAACGCCCGTGCGTTCTCCCGGCAGGCACGGGTCACCTCCCAACCGGGATCGACGGGGGTCGTCGAGATGTCGTTCCTCTGGACCAACTTCTCGGCCACGACGGGCGATGAGATCGCCGTCGGTGACGCCATCGGCGGGTTCTATCTCTCCTCCGGGATGTCGCTCGAGATCGAGACTGGCCCGAACCTGGAGATCGCCTGGCGGCAGGTCGAGCCGTCGCCGGACGCCTCGACCAACGGCTCGACCGGCGGGAACGATTCGGTGACGTGGTTCGGCGACCGACAGTTCGCCTCCGGCCAGCCACAGATCGTGTTCGTCGACTCGTCGGGAATGAGGATGAACGGGCCCACGTTCGATGGGTCGGTCGTGTGGCTCGTGGCGGCGCTCGCGATCGCCGTCGTTCTCGGTGCAGTGGTCGTCCGGCGGTCCGACCGATCCCCGTTCGGCGGGTCGGTAGCGGCGACCGCCGACGAACGGGATGTCGAGACCGCTCCGGAGAGCGTGACTGACTCGGACGAACCGGCCGACACACCCGCCGAACCCACTGCGGCCGCAGTCGCCGAACCCACTGTCCCCGACGAGGAACTCAGAAGCGACGAGGAGGTCGTGCGCTCGCTGCTCGACGAAAACGACGGCCGGATGCACCAGAGCGAGATCGTTTCCGAAACCGGGTGGTCGAAGTCGAAAGTCAGCATGCTGCTCTCCGAGATGGCCGACGAGGGCGACCTCAGCAAGCTCCGGGTCGGCCGCGAGAACATCGTGAGTCTCGACGGCCACGAACCGGAGGCCGCTGGATCGCCGTTCGACGAGGAGTGA
- a CDS encoding DUF7342 family protein encodes MADINEWVKEEWKQTTTARERIKEVLVETTEYMSAAGIAERALTSEPTTRKYLEELVDDGFGVTAQDGRTTTYKRHEGRLIDERIEELRTTCTQQELIDGIRGMKETLEAFRETYDADGPEEAVMELAAGDEGWADIGRWRGTRRNLAIAQAALQVDEAHRLAEA; translated from the coding sequence ATGGCTGATATCAACGAGTGGGTGAAAGAGGAATGGAAGCAAACGACGACGGCACGGGAGCGTATCAAGGAGGTACTCGTAGAAACCACTGAGTACATGAGTGCTGCCGGGATCGCCGAACGAGCACTTACCAGCGAACCGACGACACGAAAATACCTCGAAGAACTCGTCGACGACGGATTCGGTGTTACCGCACAGGATGGACGAACGACGACGTACAAACGCCACGAGGGTCGACTCATCGACGAGCGCATCGAGGAACTCCGCACTACCTGCACACAACAGGAACTCATCGATGGGATTCGGGGGATGAAGGAAACGCTCGAAGCGTTCCGTGAGACCTACGACGCCGATGGCCCGGAAGAAGCCGTCATGGAGCTTGCGGCGGGCGACGAAGGATGGGCGGATATCGGTCGGTGGCGAGGAACGAGACGGAACCTCGCCATCGCACAGGCTGCTCTGCAAGTCGACGAGGCCCACCGGCTCGCCGAGGCATGA
- a CDS encoding RNA-guided endonuclease InsQ/TnpB family protein, translating to MGVSMDYTLRFRAYPDDDTASEAWRHLDIHRQIRNHAVRDYYRADYNDCPTAYDQHSKLTGWKQEWPVFAEVSGHAAQRTVSQIHKDLQVLKQHRKNGHKTGRLKWQGAGEFRSVAYEHEGFNVNHTTGQVFGMLTLSKIGTVRFRAHRTVPATDDIKRVVLKKERTGEWFVCLTVDVEPTAKPDPAEIDTADCVGIDLGILSYIHTSDDLVVGCLDLGTEYEQYAREQRALDRKEHGSANWEKQRQKVARAKRRIKRKVLDFQHKLSTWLVKEYDVVCIEDLDVMPMLETSQSAKNKQDAAWSQFLALLEYKEGVIELLSHPDDRAPRIVSTLVVGDHDNES from the coding sequence ATGGGTGTATCGATGGATTACACGCTTCGCTTCCGCGCGTATCCAGACGATGATACCGCCAGCGAAGCGTGGCGTCACCTCGACATCCATAGACAGATACGCAATCACGCCGTCCGCGACTACTATCGTGCGGACTACAACGACTGCCCGACCGCCTACGACCAGCACTCGAAACTGACTGGCTGGAAACAAGAGTGGCCGGTCTTTGCGGAGGTATCGGGCCACGCAGCACAGCGAACGGTCAGCCAAATCCACAAAGATCTGCAGGTGCTGAAGCAGCACCGAAAGAACGGCCACAAGACCGGGCGGCTCAAGTGGCAAGGCGCGGGCGAGTTTCGGTCGGTGGCATACGAACACGAAGGTTTCAACGTCAATCACACGACGGGCCAGGTGTTCGGTATGCTCACCCTCTCGAAAATCGGCACAGTCCGCTTTCGCGCTCACCGCACTGTTCCAGCGACCGACGACATCAAGCGCGTGGTACTCAAGAAGGAACGAACCGGCGAGTGGTTCGTCTGCTTGACGGTCGATGTCGAACCAACCGCGAAACCGGACCCAGCGGAGATAGACACCGCCGATTGTGTTGGCATCGACCTCGGCATCCTCTCGTATATCCACACCTCGGACGATTTAGTGGTAGGGTGTCTGGATCTCGGTACGGAGTACGAACAGTACGCCCGCGAGCAGCGGGCGTTGGACCGAAAGGAACACGGGTCCGCTAACTGGGAGAAACAACGGCAGAAGGTTGCCAGAGCGAAACGCCGCATCAAACGGAAAGTGCTCGACTTCCAGCACAAACTTTCGACGTGGCTCGTGAAGGAGTACGACGTGGTGTGCATTGAGGATCTGGATGTGATGCCGATGCTCGAAACCAGCCAGTCGGCGAAGAATAAGCAGGACGCGGCGTGGTCACAGTTCCTCGCCCTCTTAGAGTACAAGGAGGGTGTCATAGAACTCTTGTCACACCCTGATGATCGTGCTCCCCGGATTGTCTCCACGCTCGTAGTTGGTGATCACGACAACGAGTCGTAG
- a CDS encoding transposase, whose amino-acid sequence MSTATLQDDPSVESFFNLVATETLALFEHLSFEFLEEFDVFAPAETGRTRDHQPPELMRGFLHCYYKDIYGIRPVARELQNTFVWLGCDFDRPPSRDAVDRFLTDLEHVVEEIFDHFVEQAAARGLLDLTYCIDSTDVRTMPADQDASKCYDPTAEEYYYGYGCTIVSTGSKIPIAAEFTESKQAPEETAMRVTRDALAVAQPIWMVGDSAYDTRDWHDSLLTAGVVPVAPYNARNTDDPLDIEYRVEDRIDEHSEDVQLKQSTLDETYNRRSGVERTNEAVKDCGLGHVRARGRVHARAQVFLALCLRLVVVITNYERGDNPGSTIIRV is encoded by the coding sequence ATGAGCACAGCGACCCTGCAAGATGATCCTTCGGTAGAGTCGTTCTTTAATCTCGTGGCGACGGAGACACTCGCGTTGTTTGAGCACCTCTCCTTCGAGTTTCTCGAAGAGTTCGACGTGTTCGCCCCGGCGGAGACGGGGCGAACACGAGACCACCAACCACCGGAGCTGATGCGTGGCTTTCTACACTGCTACTACAAGGACATCTACGGCATCCGTCCCGTTGCACGAGAGCTTCAGAATACGTTCGTCTGGCTTGGTTGTGATTTCGATCGACCGCCGTCAAGAGACGCGGTCGATCGCTTTCTCACCGATCTCGAACACGTTGTTGAGGAGATTTTCGACCACTTCGTCGAGCAGGCCGCCGCCCGCGGTCTGCTCGACTTGACCTACTGCATCGATTCGACCGACGTGAGAACGATGCCAGCCGATCAGGACGCATCAAAATGCTACGATCCAACGGCTGAGGAGTACTACTACGGCTACGGCTGCACGATCGTCTCAACCGGATCGAAGATACCGATTGCAGCCGAATTCACCGAGAGCAAACAAGCGCCCGAAGAGACGGCGATGCGCGTCACGCGTGACGCGCTCGCCGTCGCTCAACCGATCTGGATGGTTGGTGACAGCGCGTACGACACGCGTGACTGGCACGACTCACTGCTGACTGCAGGAGTCGTGCCAGTCGCCCCGTACAACGCACGAAACACCGACGATCCACTCGATATCGAGTACCGGGTCGAAGACCGTATCGACGAACACAGCGAGGACGTTCAGTTGAAGCAATCGACGTTAGACGAGACGTACAACCGCCGGAGTGGAGTCGAACGAACAAACGAAGCGGTCAAAGACTGCGGCCTCGGGCACGTCCGCGCCCGAGGCCGCGTCCATGCACGGGCACAGGTCTTTCTCGCGCTGTGTCTACGACTCGTTGTCGTGATCACCAACTACGAGCGTGGAGACAATCCGGGGAGCACGATCATCAGGGTGTGA